Proteins found in one Uranotaenia lowii strain MFRU-FL unplaced genomic scaffold, ASM2978415v1 HiC_scaffold_351, whole genome shotgun sequence genomic segment:
- the LOC129759973 gene encoding uncharacterized protein LOC129759973 — MSRTVHKFSLAPISQKKMQPEEYENTGWLSYFSRHKTTYTAADIHKISNELNNVRKNLTATQYAYGELSSELKALKSLQEQQEYERVANSKSSSSSKSTEKRITQQADEIKSLKNELAGCKNDLLKQINALKVNLSESIKKKGKLGGGQLPTGASLSIESRIIALDAQLDQLASENRDRVNCLETRLNLLEQHHEQECSGALKKLESSTNRKLQDLTNLLVELQRKMDTSETKLDEQIRNQSMSQDAIYEELDQRMDVFSAKLRELHARIAHLGQREDIGSTFV, encoded by the exons ATGAGCAGAACGGTTCATAAATTTTCTCTG GCGCCTATATCCCAGAAGAAAATGCAACCGGAAGAGTACGAAAACACCGGATGGTTGTCGTATTTCAGCCGCCATAAAACAACATACACGGCTGCGGACATTCACAAAATAAGCAACGAGCTGAACAATGTCCGCAAGAACCTTACGGCGACCCAATACGCGTACGGTGAACTAAGCAGTGAACTCAAGGCCCTCAAAAGTCTCCAGGAGCAGCAGGAGTACGAGAGGGTGGCCAACAGCAAGTCCAGCAGCTCATCAAAATCAACCGAAAAACGAATCACTCAACAGGCGGACGAAATAAAATCTCTCAAGAACGAATTAGCAGGTTGTAAAAATGATCTACTGAAGCAGATTAACGCGTTGAAAGTGAATTTGAGTGAGTCTATCAAGAAGAAGGGTAAGCTCGGGGGAGGGCAGCTCCCAACCGGAGCTTCCCTCAGCATTGAAAGTAGAATTATTGCTCTAGATGCCCAACTGGATCAGTTGGCATCGGAAAATCGAGACAGGGTCAACTGTCTCGAAACGCGTCTGAATCTGCTGGAACAGCACCACGAGCAGGAATGCTCCGGGGCTCTTAAAAAGCTGGAATCATCCACCAACCGGAAGTTACAGGACCTAACAAATCTACTGGTGGAACTTCAGCGGAAAATGGACACCAGTGAAACCAAGCTGGACGAACAGATAAGAAATCAATCCATGAGCCAGGATGCGATCTACGAGGAACTGGACCAACGAATGGATGTGTTCTCGGCCAAGTTGAGAGAACTTCACGCCAGAATAGCCCATCTGGGTCAGAGAGAAGATATTGGTTCGACTTTTGTTTAA